The following proteins are co-located in the Candidatus Omnitrophota bacterium genome:
- the lnt gene encoding apolipoprotein N-acyltransferase, whose amino-acid sequence MLREIASFKNCLCPGLMRRPGISAGRFLREQGYKKYAPVFSRMNPCLFLSISSALLLALGFSSFNFPYTVWIGLVPLFFAIEGLSYKRAFAFSYLCGLLFFTASMYWLARVTLTGWLFLSLYQGLYFGIFGIFCLMAMKVSKKGANRRVFFLALPSVWVLLEYARSNFFGGIGWNLLAYSQYRQLPLIQIADITGAYGVSFLIVLANICVFLTLKLIFFRQDNSNDFLPAFNGGFLKGIKPRVFLSWLILAVIFVLIFYYSRLQMSVYDTGGKKNGTTIRLSLIQANIKQTQKWDIQYKNYILSRYKELTMQAEESGPDMIIWPETAIPGYLNKEARLMSYAEEIAKTSGARLLLGAPMAGIDDENGFVEFNSALLYSERGQILQRYDKLRLVMFGEFIPFEKYLGALRPVLPITGNFMSGSEYTLFNLANTGQHAFACLICFEDIFPALARRFVIKGADFMVNITNDAWFGKTSAAYQHAANSVFRAIENRRPLVRSANTGLTCFINKAGRIYRQINAGGKNIFVEGFITDEIGLSPRPGFSFYTKYGDIFALICLFFTGCFMIDYTRYHKYNNKIYYN is encoded by the coding sequence ATGCTGCGGGAAATAGCCTCTTTTAAGAATTGTCTTTGCCCCGGCCTTATGCGCCGGCCCGGTATATCAGCCGGCCGGTTTCTTCGCGAACAGGGGTATAAAAAATATGCGCCGGTTTTTTCACGAATGAATCCTTGCCTTTTTTTATCCATTTCAAGCGCGCTCTTATTGGCACTCGGTTTTTCCTCATTTAATTTTCCGTATACGGTATGGATAGGCCTGGTCCCGTTATTTTTTGCCATTGAAGGCCTGTCTTATAAGAGGGCCTTTGCGTTTTCGTATCTATGCGGTTTATTGTTTTTTACAGCCTCTATGTATTGGCTTGCCCGGGTAACACTAACAGGCTGGTTATTCCTGTCTCTATATCAAGGGCTTTATTTCGGTATTTTCGGCATATTCTGCCTGATGGCAATGAAGGTAAGCAAAAAAGGCGCAAACCGACGCGTGTTTTTTTTAGCCCTGCCCTCCGTGTGGGTATTGCTTGAATATGCCAGATCTAATTTTTTTGGAGGTATAGGCTGGAATCTTTTGGCATATTCCCAATACAGGCAATTACCCCTTATACAAATAGCTGATATCACCGGCGCTTATGGAGTGTCTTTTCTGATAGTGCTTGCCAATATCTGCGTTTTCTTAACGCTTAAATTAATATTTTTTAGACAGGATAACAGCAATGATTTTTTACCCGCGTTTAATGGCGGTTTCTTAAAAGGAATAAAGCCCCGTGTTTTTTTATCATGGCTTATATTAGCGGTTATTTTTGTTTTAATTTTTTACTACAGCCGCCTGCAGATGTCCGTATATGATACCGGCGGTAAAAAAAATGGCACAACTATCAGGCTGTCTCTTATACAGGCCAATATCAAGCAGACCCAGAAGTGGGATATACAATATAAAAATTATATACTAAGCCGCTATAAAGAGCTTACCATGCAGGCAGAAGAGTCGGGGCCTGATATGATAATATGGCCTGAAACCGCTATACCAGGTTATCTTAACAAGGAAGCGCGGCTTATGTCTTATGCCGAAGAAATTGCCAAGACGTCCGGAGCGCGCCTGCTTTTGGGCGCTCCTATGGCAGGCATTGATGATGAAAACGGTTTTGTTGAGTTTAATAGCGCCTTACTCTATTCCGAGCGCGGGCAGATACTGCAAAGATACGATAAACTGCGCCTTGTGATGTTTGGAGAATTTATACCTTTTGAGAAATATTTAGGCGCCTTAAGGCCGGTTTTGCCCATAACAGGAAATTTTATGAGCGGAAGTGAATATACCTTGTTTAATCTCGCGAATACCGGACAGCATGCTTTTGCCTGTCTGATATGCTTTGAAGATATCTTCCCCGCGCTTGCCAGGCGTTTTGTCATTAAAGGCGCTGATTTTATGGTAAACATTACCAATGACGCGTGGTTTGGCAAAACCTCCGCCGCTTATCAGCATGCCGCAAATTCTGTTTTCAGGGCGATAGAGAATAGGAGGCCGCTTGTCCGCTCTGCCAATACGGGGCTTACCTGTTTTATAAACAAGGCCGGGAGGATATACCGCCAGATAAATGCGGGCGGTAAGAATATATTTGTGGAGGGTTTTATAACCGATGAAATAGGCTTAAGCCCGCGGCCCGGGTTTAGCTTTTATACTAAATACGGGGATATTTTTGCCCTGATATGCCTGTTTTTTACGGGCTGTTTTATGATTGACTATACGCGGTATCACAAGTATAATAACAAAATATACTATAATTAG
- a CDS encoding GIY-YIG nuclease family protein: MSWHVYIIDCRDKTLYTGVTNNLSRRVNDHNKGNGCRYTKYRWPVKLIYSEECPTKSQAQKRECYIKGLTRDKKLELCKR, encoded by the coding sequence ATGTCCTGGCATGTCTACATTATAGATTGTCGCGATAAAACCCTATATACAGGTGTTACCAATAACCTTTCTCGTCGAGTAAACGACCATAATAAAGGTAATGGCTGTCGTTATACCAAATATCGCTGGCCAGTAAAGCTCATTTATTCCGAAGAATGCCCAACCAAATCCCAGGCTCAAAAGCGTGAATGTTACATCAAAGGCCTTACCAGAGATAAGAAGCTGGAATTGTGTAAGAGATAA
- a CDS encoding TaqI family restriction endonuclease gives MDNKQFEKFLETVDLSNYRNRFMPIKIVEMDLPKEIQALDLLYKTYWDKRRTLSYEQFYEEYKKLYRKNLELFRNKTQMCRTCFYKGLPARIYRTWASIITQIHAGYVAEAVFGEESVEMSSELDHQGADFRVTYKGKKLNYQVKKETFSREVRAEKKPKKQLYGKFIKIVYKVPNFDMLLDPNKKKGGFKKAYSEFKADWLDTGKIKILKNGFTVFTPTIFEEEKALYD, from the coding sequence ATGGACAATAAACAATTTGAAAAGTTTTTAGAGACTGTAGACTTGAGTAACTATCGTAATAGATTCATGCCTATTAAAATAGTTGAAATGGATTTGCCTAAAGAAATTCAAGCATTAGATTTGCTCTATAAGACTTATTGGGATAAAAGAAGAACACTTTCTTACGAACAATTCTATGAGGAATACAAGAAATTATATCGCAAAAATCTAGAATTATTTCGTAACAAGACTCAGATGTGCAGGACCTGTTTTTATAAAGGTTTGCCTGCGAGGATTTACCGTACTTGGGCGAGTATCATTACTCAAATTCATGCTGGTTACGTAGCCGAAGCGGTTTTTGGAGAAGAATCTGTAGAAATGTCTTCAGAATTAGATCATCAAGGAGCCGACTTTAGAGTTACTTATAAAGGGAAAAAGTTGAATTACCAGGTTAAAAAAGAGACTTTTAGCAGAGAGGTAAGGGCGGAAAAGAAGCCCAAAAAGCAGCTTTATGGAAAATTTATTAAAATTGTTTACAAAGTTCCAAATTTTGACATGCTTCTAGATCCAAATAAAAAGAAGGGAGGGTTTAAAAAGGCCTATAGTGAGTTTAAGGCTGATTGGTTAGATACAGGAAAGATTAAAATTCTAAAGAATGGTTTTACAGTTTTTACGCCAACAATTTTTGAAGAAGAGAAGGCGCTTTACGATTAG
- a CDS encoding helix-turn-helix transcriptional regulator: protein MALILEQFGAKVRKYRLKKDLSQEKLAELADLHRTYIGQIECGKRNIALKNIAKLAKALNVSVRELF, encoded by the coding sequence ATGGCATTAATTTTAGAACAATTTGGCGCTAAGGTGCGTAAATATCGTCTCAAGAAGGATCTTTCTCAAGAGAAGCTTGCTGAGTTAGCTGATTTGCATCGAACATATATCGGTCAGATTGAATGCGGGAAAAGAAACATTGCGCTTAAAAATATTGCCAAGCTTGCAAAAGCACTTAATGTTTCTGTAAGAGAATTATTTTAA
- a CDS encoding SEC-C metal-binding domain-containing protein → GIDHLREGIHLRGYGQRDPLVEYQREAYDMFMSMIDSIRDDSLGYIFRIQAIETQNAQGVFGSVPRRFVHDSPVPIRDINPPRTLSSGDIDMAMPPRQNYNTSQESAPSPIKRNEPKVGRNDACPCGSGKKYKKCCGK, encoded by the coding sequence GGCATAGACCATTTAAGAGAAGGCATACATCTTAGAGGGTATGGACAAAGAGACCCCCTTGTAGAATACCAGAGGGAGGCTTATGATATGTTTATGTCCATGATAGACTCTATAAGAGATGATTCGCTCGGATATATATTCAGGATACAAGCCATAGAGACCCAGAATGCCCAGGGAGTTTTTGGTTCTGTGCCGCGCAGGTTTGTGCACGATTCGCCCGTGCCGATAAGGGATATAAATCCGCCCCGCACATTATCATCCGGTGATATTGATATGGCCATGCCGCCGCGTCAGAATTATAACACATCTCAAGAAAGCGCGCCAAGTCCGATCAAGCGTAATGAGCCAAAGGTCGGCAGAAATGACGCCTGCCCCTGCGGAAGTGGTAAAAAATATAAAAAATGCTGCGGGAAATAG